The following coding sequences are from one Dermacentor silvarum isolate Dsil-2018 chromosome 4, BIME_Dsil_1.4, whole genome shotgun sequence window:
- the LOC119448753 gene encoding uncharacterized protein LOC119448753 yields the protein MDTTPNSDVTPNPMVPEPVVATLKLPEFWQSDSELWFLSVEPLFRRHRLTSQTARYGYVIGALPPAVIAIVRDILRSPPPDTLYDTLKTELIRRTTESEQRRLQQLLTAEELGDRKPTELLRRMRHLIGDRSAALDAYILRELFLQRLPHQVRMILSVSSTETLDSLAQMADKIMDVGTPAISGIERQRDSSPFAPVRDDRLDRLLQANEELNCKVDQLAAELSSLKADHRGSASRQRHQSRDRSPSLPRSVCWYHRRYGARARQCNQPCQFAGNARATH from the coding sequence atggacaccacacccaacaGCGACGTCACACCGAATCCCATGGTACCCGAACCTGTCGTCGCTACTCTCAAGCTACCGGAGTTTTGGCAGTCGGACTCAGAACTCTGGTTTCTGAGCGTCGAGCCTCTCTTCCGACGACATCGACTAACATCGCAAACAGCAAGGTACGGCTACGTCATCGGAGCTTTACCACCTGCTGTCATCGCCATCGTAAGGGACATTCTGCGCTCTCCGCCTCCTGACACACTCTACGACACTCTTAAAACAGAGCTTATACGCCGGACAACCGAGTCGGAACAGCGTAGGCTGCAGCAGCTACTCACCGCGGAGGAGCTCGGTGACCGAAAGCccacggagcttctgcgtcgcatGCGGCATCTGATTGGGGACCGGTCTGCTGCATTGGACGCATACATTCTACGCGAGCTCTTCCTACAGCGACTGCCACACCAGGTGCGGATGATCTTGAGCGTGTCCTCAACAGAAACCCTCGACTCACTGGCACAAATGGCCGACAAAATTATGGATGTCGGCACCCCGGCCATATCTGGAATCGAGAGACAACGTGACTCTTCCCCCTTTGCGCCGGTCCGCGACGACCGCTTGGACCGTCTCCTTCAAGCTAACGAGGAGCTCAACTGCAAAGTGGACCAGCTGGCCGCTGAACTCAGCTCGCTCAAAGCAGACCACCGAGGCAGTGCGTCACGACAGCGACACCAAAGCCGCGACAGATCACCAAGTCTGCCTCGAAGCgtctgctggtaccaccgccgatacGGAGCACGCGCTCGTCAGTGCAATCAGCCATGCCAGTTTGCGGGAAACGCACGGGCCACGCACTGA